The window GATTCGGGATCGGGGACGGTGTCGGCCCGGATCGCGAGCCGGCGCGCGCGGTCGACGCTCACGACGTACTCCTCGCGGCGGTCGCCGAGAAAGCGCCGCGGGATGGTGACCGCGACTTCGTAGATCCGGTAGGGATAGGCGACCGCGCCGACGACCCCGCTCGCCTCGACCTCGTCGCGGGCGATCGCCGGCGGGATCACCGACAGGTCGGCCCGCCCGCGGCGCTTGCCGACGAGTCGGTCAGTCGTTTCGTTCGTCATCCTCCTCCCAGTAGCCGGAGGCCCGAACGTGCGCGCGGACGGTGTCGGCCTCAGTGACCGTCTTCTCCCGAGTGCCGCCGTCGGTGACGTAGTCCGGCGTACCGCCGGAACTCCCTCCGGAGGTGATCGTCGAGAGGGGCTTGTCGAAGACTTCGAACTGCTCGTCGACGCCTTCGGGCGGGGTCGTGAACAGCGAGACGGCGATCAGCGTCAGCGTCGAGAGGATGAAGGCCGGGAACAGCCCGTAGACGGTGACCAGCCCGTAGAGGAAGGCCGAGGACTCGGCCGGCATCGCGCCCAGTGCCTCAAGTACGGTCGAGAGCTGGGTCCAGAGGACCATCGTGGTGGTGCCGACGACCATGCTCGCGACCGATCCTTCGGCGGTGACGCCCTTCCACCACAGCGCCGCGATCAGCGTCGGGCCGATAGCCGCACCGAGTCCGCCCCACGCGTAATCGAGCACCAACGTGTAGACGGGTGTATCACGGGCGAGGAAGGCGAAGGCGACGCTCGCGGCCCCGAGCGCGAGCGTCGTGATCCGGGAGTATCTCACCAACTCGGCCTCGGTCGCCTCGCGGTCGAGAAAGCCGTGATAGACGTCCTCGACGACGGCGCTTGTCGCGACCAGCAGTTGGGAGTCGGCACTCGACATCATCGCCGCCAGCGCCGCCGCGAGGATGATCCCTGCGATCACGCCGGGGAACAGTTCTAGCGTGAGCCGGGGCATCACGTCGTCGCCGGCGATCCCCCCGCCGAAGACGGCAAACGCGTACAGGCCCACGAACGCGGCGCCGATGTAGGCGACGAACATGAACAGTTGGGCGACCACGGCCGCCAGCCGGATGTTCTTGACCCGGTCGATGCCCATGAACCGGACCATCACGTGGGGGTTACCGGGGATCCCCAAGCCGATCGCGGCGTAGCTGATGATGCCGAAGACCGCCGCCCAGCCTGTCGCGCCGGCCGTGATGCTCACCATCGCCTCGCCGCCGGTCTCGGCGACCCCTTCGAAGGGCAGACCGTAGGCCCCGAAGGCCAGCACCGGCAGCGCGATGAAGGCCGCGAGGATGATCGCGCCCTGGAAGTAGTCCGACCACGCTACGGCGAAGTAGCCCCCGAGCATCGTGTAGCCGACGACGATGACCCCGCCGACGACGATCCCGATCCAGGGATCGACGCCGGTGAGGACTTCGAGGAGCACGCCCGCGGCGACGATCTGTGCGCCGACGTATCCGCCCTCGAAGATCAACAACACGACCGCCGAGGTGGCCTTGACCACTCCCGAGTCGTCACCCAGGCGCGTCTCGAAGAAGGTCGGCAGCGTCACCGCCCGGACGACCTCGGTGTACTTCCGCAACCGTTTTGCCATGCCCGCCCACGCGAAGAGGTCGGCGGGAATCATCCCCAATCCGTTGTAGAAGGCCATGATCCCGGTATTGTAGGCGTCGCCGGGCACCCCCAGCGTGAGCCAGCCGCTCATCTCGGAGGCCCGTTCGGAAAATCCCGTCACGACCGGACCGACCTGCCGGCCACCGATGACGTAGTCGCCGACGGAATCGGTCAGCCGTGAGGCGTATAGCCCGATCCCGATGAGGACGAGGAGATAGGTCCCGAAGGTGACGAGCACCCAGATCCCCGCCCCACCAGCGATCCCGCCCGTCTGGAGGGGAAGCTCACTCGGCATTCTCGACCTCGTATTCTCGTCGCAGCCGTCGTTCGCGCCGTCCCTCCCAGACGTAGTACACGATCAGCATGACGAAGAAGATCACGAACGGGACGACCAGCCCGATCCAGTCGAGTGCGCTCAATGGTGGCATACACCATCCATGCCGAGTAGTGGATTTATACCCACCGGTCACCCCCTAGTCGGGCGATCAGTCGGCGCTGACGCCGCCGGTCGGGACCGTGTCGATCGACTCGGCGCGGGCGGGTGGGGAATCCCGGACGTCATCCGCGCCCTGCTGGAGGACCTCGTTGTAGGCGTCGGGCATGACCTTCACGAACTCTTCGACGTAGGTCTCCCAGTTCTCGAGGAC is drawn from Halalkalicoccus subterraneus and contains these coding sequences:
- a CDS encoding sodium/proline symporter; this encodes MPSELPLQTGGIAGGAGIWVLVTFGTYLLVLIGIGLYASRLTDSVGDYVIGGRQVGPVVTGFSERASEMSGWLTLGVPGDAYNTGIMAFYNGLGMIPADLFAWAGMAKRLRKYTEVVRAVTLPTFFETRLGDDSGVVKATSAVVLLIFEGGYVGAQIVAAGVLLEVLTGVDPWIGIVVGGVIVVGYTMLGGYFAVAWSDYFQGAIILAAFIALPVLAFGAYGLPFEGVAETGGEAMVSITAGATGWAAVFGIISYAAIGLGIPGNPHVMVRFMGIDRVKNIRLAAVVAQLFMFVAYIGAAFVGLYAFAVFGGGIAGDDVMPRLTLELFPGVIAGIILAAALAAMMSSADSQLLVATSAVVEDVYHGFLDREATEAELVRYSRITTLALGAASVAFAFLARDTPVYTLVLDYAWGGLGAAIGPTLIAALWWKGVTAEGSVASMVVGTTTMVLWTQLSTVLEALGAMPAESSAFLYGLVTVYGLFPAFILSTLTLIAVSLFTTPPEGVDEQFEVFDKPLSTITSGGSSGGTPDYVTDGGTREKTVTEADTVRAHVRASGYWEEDDERND